The Halomonas sp. 7T genome contains a region encoding:
- a CDS encoding LysR family transcriptional regulator: protein MHYTLRQLEVFVAVAQHESVSHAARALAMSQSATSTSLAELERQFDCQLLDRMGKRLKLNALGFQLLPKAVALLDRAEEVEELLRGQQGVGSLEVGATLTIGNYLATLLISDFMQRYPGSRVRLAVRNTRHIIEGVRQHSLDLGLIEGQCDDEMIISQPWVEDELCVFCSPRHPLAGREHLELDQLLREDWIMREEGSGTRMTLEHAARHRRSRFNTLLELEHTEGIKRAVESGLGIGCVSRLALRDAFRRGSLVPLPTPELDLKRQFTFIWHRHKYLTTGVREFLRLCREMTAGAKRSDDIPLPPIP, encoded by the coding sequence ATGCACTACACCTTGCGCCAGCTAGAAGTCTTCGTGGCCGTCGCTCAGCACGAAAGTGTTTCCCATGCAGCGCGTGCCCTTGCGATGTCCCAATCGGCGACCAGTACGTCACTCGCGGAGCTGGAGCGCCAATTCGACTGCCAGCTTCTCGACCGTATGGGAAAGCGGTTGAAGCTTAATGCACTAGGCTTTCAACTACTGCCGAAAGCGGTAGCCTTGCTGGATAGAGCGGAAGAGGTAGAAGAGCTGCTGCGCGGCCAGCAGGGCGTGGGGTCGTTAGAGGTGGGCGCAACGCTGACCATTGGCAACTATCTCGCCACGCTGTTGATCAGCGATTTCATGCAGCGCTACCCCGGCAGCCGCGTGCGCCTAGCGGTGCGCAATACGCGTCATATCATCGAAGGCGTGCGCCAGCACTCGCTGGATTTGGGGCTGATTGAAGGGCAGTGCGATGATGAGATGATTATCAGCCAGCCCTGGGTGGAGGATGAACTGTGCGTGTTCTGCTCGCCGCGTCACCCGTTGGCGGGTCGCGAGCATCTGGAGCTTGATCAACTGTTGCGTGAAGACTGGATTATGCGCGAGGAAGGTTCTGGCACCCGCATGACCCTGGAACACGCGGCACGGCATCGGCGTAGTCGGTTTAACACACTGCTGGAGCTTGAACATACCGAAGGTATTAAGCGGGCGGTAGAGTCGGGCCTGGGGATTGGCTGCGTTTCCAGGCTAGCCCTGCGCGATGCTTTCCGGCGCGGCAGCTTAGTACCGCTGCCCACGCCGGAGTTAGACTTAAAGCGTCAGTTCACGTTTATTTGGCACCGCCACAAGTACCTCACCACCGGCGTGCGCGAGTTCCTGCGGCTGTGCCGTGAGATGACCGCCGGTGCCAAACGCAGCGATGATATCCCACTGCCGCCCATTCCTTAG
- a CDS encoding ferredoxin--NADP reductase has translation MSKFALEEVLSVHHWNDTLFSFRTTRERSLRFKNGQFVMIGLEVNGKPLMRAYSIASPNYEDHLEFFSIKVPDGPLTSRLQHLKVGDQIMVSRKPTGTLVCDDLLPGRNLYMLSTGTGLAPFMSLIQDPEVYERFEKVVLIHGVREVSELAYADFITKELPAHEYLGEEIAEKLVYYPTVTREEFHTMGRLTDHIRSGKLFEDTGLPPIDPRQDRAMICGSPAMLDDTSALLDELGLNISPRMGEPGDYVIERAFVEK, from the coding sequence ATGAGCAAGTTTGCCCTGGAAGAAGTTCTCAGCGTTCACCACTGGAACGATACGCTGTTTAGCTTTCGCACCACTCGCGAACGCAGCCTGCGCTTTAAGAACGGCCAGTTTGTGATGATCGGTTTGGAAGTCAACGGCAAACCGCTGATGCGCGCTTACTCTATTGCCAGCCCCAACTACGAAGACCACCTGGAATTCTTCAGCATTAAAGTGCCCGATGGCCCGCTCACCTCACGCCTACAGCACTTAAAAGTGGGCGATCAGATCATGGTCAGCCGCAAGCCCACCGGCACGCTGGTATGCGACGACCTGCTGCCGGGTCGTAACCTTTACATGCTCTCCACCGGCACCGGTCTTGCACCATTTATGAGCCTGATCCAAGACCCTGAAGTGTATGAGCGGTTTGAGAAAGTGGTACTGATTCACGGCGTGCGTGAAGTGTCTGAATTGGCCTACGCCGACTTCATCACCAAAGAGCTGCCTGCTCACGAATATCTGGGCGAAGAGATCGCTGAGAAGCTGGTGTACTACCCCACGGTCACCCGTGAAGAGTTCCACACCATGGGTCGCCTAACCGACCATATCCGCAGTGGCAAGCTGTTTGAAGATACCGGCCTTCCGCCGATTGATCCGCGCCAAGACCGCGCAATGATTTGCGGAAGCCCTGCCATGCTCGACGACACCAGCGCACTGCTCGACGAGCTGGGCCTGAACATCTCCCCGCGGATGGGCGAGCCGGGCGATTACGTGATTGAGCGTGCATTCGTTGAAAAGTAA